One genomic segment of Dehalococcoidia bacterium includes these proteins:
- a CDS encoding DNA double-strand break repair nuclease NurA, with protein sequence MGLDLSRTARHIDSMAGRLHDGAADQAGRLTRARAVLHAQDALLDGLREKLKRGGDKVKFRVAGLSDGLAARHAAPSAPSDYVALGADGSQIEADRHTPAACFLLNIGTVSLRYGAAPGASLDSVPLLLADAADLEVRDPSSSRSERLEGPLLGVRRAIEEHKALLELARRAPPELPVVALLDGSLVLWTLAEQAYPEFVRETLLDKALLPVLDEFAALARSRPLALASYISYPRSTDVVNALRVAECPYAPPDCDRHCSGMGAFQRKCDKVGGVLDRDLFSGLLAPGERSALFDITSKIVQRYGRHAVRFFYLNVGNEIARVEMPQWVADSPRLLDLAHGLALDQCRRGRGYPVSLSEAHEQAVVHEPDRQQFWHLVENALARRGMRSDTSAKNVSKRTRWL encoded by the coding sequence ATGGGGCTTGACCTCTCCCGGACCGCGCGCCACATTGATAGCATGGCGGGCCGTCTCCACGACGGGGCCGCCGACCAGGCCGGACGCCTGACGCGCGCCCGCGCTGTTCTGCATGCCCAGGATGCCCTGCTGGACGGGCTGCGGGAAAAGCTCAAGCGCGGCGGGGACAAGGTCAAGTTCCGGGTGGCGGGCCTTTCCGACGGTCTCGCCGCCCGCCACGCCGCGCCGAGCGCCCCGTCCGACTACGTGGCCCTGGGCGCCGACGGCTCGCAAATCGAGGCCGACAGGCATACGCCCGCCGCATGCTTCCTGCTCAACATCGGCACGGTGTCCCTTCGCTATGGCGCGGCCCCCGGCGCCAGCCTGGACAGCGTCCCCCTGCTGCTCGCGGACGCCGCGGACCTGGAGGTGCGCGACCCCTCCAGCAGCCGGAGCGAGCGACTGGAGGGGCCGCTTCTGGGCGTGCGCCGGGCCATCGAGGAGCACAAGGCCCTGCTGGAGCTGGCGCGCCGCGCGCCCCCGGAGCTTCCGGTCGTGGCGCTGCTGGACGGTTCGCTGGTGCTGTGGACGCTGGCGGAACAGGCCTACCCCGAGTTCGTGCGCGAGACGCTGCTGGACAAGGCGCTGCTGCCCGTCCTGGACGAGTTCGCCGCGCTGGCCCGGTCGCGGCCTCTGGCCCTTGCGAGCTACATCAGCTATCCTAGGAGCACGGACGTCGTCAACGCCCTGCGCGTCGCCGAGTGCCCGTACGCGCCGCCCGACTGCGACCGCCACTGCTCCGGGATGGGCGCGTTCCAGCGCAAGTGCGACAAGGTGGGCGGCGTCCTTGACCGTGACCTGTTTAGCGGGCTGCTGGCCCCAGGCGAGCGCTCCGCCCTGTTCGATATCACGTCCAAGATCGTGCAGCGGTACGGGCGGCACGCGGTGCGGTTCTTCTACCTGAACGTGGGGAACGAGATCGCGCGGGTGGAGATGCCCCAGTGGGTGGCGGACTCGCCGCGCCTGCTGGACCTGGCCCACGGCCTGGCGCTCGACCAGTGCCGGCGCGGGCGCGGCTACCCGGTGTCCCTGTCGGAGGCGCACGAGCAGGCCGTGGTCCATGAGCCGGACCGCCAGCAGTTCTGGCATCTGGTGGAAAACGCCCTGGCCCGGCGCGGCATGCGCTCGGACACGTCCGCGAAGAACGTGAGCAAGAGGACGCGATGGCTATGA
- a CDS encoding Glu/Leu/Phe/Val dehydrogenase — MFIFDTMLGRDYEQLVVCTDKASGLRAFICIHDTTLGPALGGVRIWPHKTEEDALTDVLRLARAMTYKAAAAGLSLGGGKALIMADPRRDKSEALLRAYGRFVEAVGGRYITTEDMGSTTDDMEIIATQTRHVIGLPVAQGGSGDPSSMTAYGVFRAMQACAKDVWGNPSLQGRTVAVQGFGKVASNLAAHLKRDGARLIVTDINEQAADRARREFDARLVAPDDVFDAACDIFAPCALGGALNDTTIPRLRCKVVCGGANNQLAEDRHGEGLMKRGILYAPDFIVNAGGVINLSVELMPLGYNEEMARERTSRIYGTLEKVIAVSKAEGIPTSRAAERLAEERVGGARAVKRIWLPH; from the coding sequence GTGTTTATCTTCGACACCATGCTGGGGCGCGACTACGAGCAACTGGTCGTGTGCACTGACAAGGCCTCGGGCCTACGCGCCTTCATTTGCATTCACGACACCACCCTTGGGCCGGCGTTGGGCGGAGTCCGCATCTGGCCCCACAAGACGGAGGAGGACGCGCTGACCGATGTGCTGCGGCTTGCGCGCGCCATGACGTACAAGGCGGCGGCGGCGGGACTCTCGCTGGGCGGCGGCAAGGCGCTCATCATGGCCGACCCGCGCCGCGACAAGAGCGAGGCGCTGCTGCGGGCGTACGGCCGGTTCGTCGAAGCGGTGGGCGGCCGCTACATCACCACCGAGGACATGGGTAGCACCACGGACGACATGGAGATTATCGCCACGCAGACGCGCCACGTGATCGGCCTGCCCGTGGCGCAGGGCGGCAGCGGCGACCCGTCGTCCATGACAGCCTACGGCGTTTTTCGCGCCATGCAGGCGTGCGCGAAGGACGTCTGGGGCAATCCCTCCCTCCAGGGACGCACGGTGGCCGTGCAGGGCTTCGGCAAGGTAGCCTCCAATCTGGCGGCGCATCTGAAAAGGGACGGAGCGCGGCTTATCGTGACCGACATCAACGAGCAGGCGGCGGACAGGGCGCGCCGCGAGTTCGACGCGCGGCTGGTCGCGCCTGACGACGTCTTCGATGCCGCGTGCGACATCTTCGCCCCTTGCGCTCTGGGCGGCGCTTTGAACGACACCACCATCCCGCGCCTGCGCTGCAAGGTGGTCTGCGGCGGCGCCAACAACCAGTTGGCGGAGGACCGACACGGTGAGGGGCTGATGAAGCGGGGCATCCTGTACGCGCCTGACTTCATCGTCAACGCGGGCGGCGTCATCAACCTCAGCGTGGAGCTGATGCCGCTGGGCTACAACGAGGAGATGGCGCGGGAGCGCACGTCGCGCATCTATGGGACGCTGGAGAAAGTCATCGCCGTCAGCAAGGCGGAGGGCATCCCCACCAGCCGCGCCGCCGAACGCCTGGCGGAAGAGCGCGTCGGCGGGGCGCGTGCGGTCAAGCGCATCTGGCTGCCTCACTAA
- a CDS encoding ATP-binding protein yields MNKQDVNKDGAQAQRLGAVVGGSLGEGLDVHLDADVSVEDVKVGRFVTIQGQKQRFFGVVTDVALASADQRLSAIPPDASDPFIAQVLAGTGAYGLITVTPMLTLGGGIAGIEGPQPVKTVPSHFSEARTATDADVELVFGREDEHHFVVGTPLDMETRVCLDLHEFVKRSNGVFGKSGTGKSFLTRLLLIGIIQKQAAVNLVFDMHNDYGWEAPREGGPPVKGLKQFAPGRVAVLTLDPENARRRRVSTDGDVQIGFEDVQPEDIAMLRETLNLTPLAAQSVYRLVKRFGSKKWLGEFLALDAEGVNALAAELGEHEGTLHNLRRGLDRLGRMGFLAPRAPVDSVQTILSNLQQGKHVVLEFGRYGEDLAAYVLVANMLTRRIRERYVHLMEQAQGDRGQMPRPVVITIEEAHKFLSPEVAGMTAFGTIAREMRKYNVTLLVVDQRPSGIDEEVMSQIGTKITCLLDNERDIDAVLTGVSGSRELRGVLAKLETKQQALIFGHAVPMPVVIKTREYGTAKSYAELKFADASQLKRAAEDDIDLFPKQ; encoded by the coding sequence ATGAATAAGCAAGACGTGAACAAGGACGGCGCGCAGGCCCAGCGGCTCGGCGCGGTCGTCGGCGGATCGCTCGGCGAGGGGCTGGACGTCCACCTGGACGCCGACGTCTCAGTGGAGGACGTCAAGGTTGGCCGCTTCGTTACCATCCAGGGCCAGAAGCAGCGCTTCTTCGGCGTGGTGACGGACGTGGCCCTGGCCTCCGCCGACCAGCGGCTGTCCGCCATCCCGCCGGACGCCAGCGACCCCTTCATCGCGCAGGTGCTGGCGGGCACGGGCGCGTACGGCCTTATCACTGTCACGCCCATGCTCACCCTCGGCGGCGGCATCGCGGGCATCGAGGGGCCGCAGCCGGTCAAGACGGTGCCGTCGCACTTCTCGGAGGCGCGCACCGCCACGGACGCGGACGTGGAGCTGGTCTTCGGGCGCGAGGACGAGCACCATTTCGTGGTGGGCACGCCGCTGGACATGGAGACCAGGGTCTGCCTGGACCTGCACGAGTTTGTGAAGCGGAGCAACGGGGTCTTCGGCAAGAGCGGCACGGGCAAGAGCTTCCTCACGCGGTTGCTGCTGATTGGCATCATTCAGAAGCAGGCGGCGGTCAACCTCGTCTTCGACATGCACAACGACTATGGGTGGGAGGCGCCCCGCGAGGGCGGCCCGCCCGTCAAGGGCCTGAAGCAGTTCGCCCCGGGCAGGGTGGCCGTGCTGACCCTCGACCCCGAGAACGCGCGCCGACGCCGCGTGTCCACGGACGGCGATGTCCAGATTGGCTTTGAGGATGTGCAGCCGGAAGACATCGCCATGCTGCGCGAGACGCTCAACCTCACGCCGCTGGCGGCCCAGTCCGTGTACCGGCTGGTGAAGCGCTTCGGCTCGAAGAAGTGGTTGGGGGAGTTTCTAGCGCTGGACGCGGAGGGCGTGAACGCGCTGGCCGCCGAACTCGGCGAGCACGAAGGGACGCTCCACAACCTGAGGCGGGGCCTCGACCGGCTAGGCCGCATGGGCTTCCTGGCGCCGCGCGCTCCGGTGGACTCGGTGCAGACCATCCTGTCCAACCTCCAGCAGGGGAAACACGTCGTGCTGGAGTTCGGGCGGTACGGCGAAGACCTTGCCGCCTACGTCCTCGTCGCCAACATGCTGACCCGGCGCATCCGCGAGCGCTACGTGCATCTGATGGAGCAGGCCCAGGGCGATAGGGGCCAGATGCCCCGGCCCGTCGTCATCACCATTGAGGAAGCGCACAAGTTCCTGAGTCCCGAGGTGGCTGGCATGACCGCCTTCGGGACCATTGCACGGGAAATGCGCAAGTACAACGTCACCCTGCTGGTGGTGGACCAGCGTCCCAGCGGCATTGACGAGGAGGTCATGTCGCAGATCGGCACCAAGATCACCTGTCTGCTGGACAACGAGCGGGACATTGACGCGGTGCTGACGGGCGTCTCCGGCAGCCGGGAGCTGCGCGGCGTCCTGGCCAAGCTGGAAACGAAGCAGCAGGCGCTCATCTTCGGGCACGCGGTGCCCATGCCCGTGGTCATCAAGACACGGGAGTACGGCACCGCCAAGTCCTACGCGGAGCTGAAGTTCGCGGACGCCTCTCAGTTGAAGCGCGCCGCCGAGGATGACATAGACCTGTTTCCCAAGCAGTAG
- a CDS encoding NAD-binding protein: MGPSGSGNAAKLVNNMLGQIEVYAFAEALALSAKFGLDLKQVVELLSSGQTGSGILTQFYMSKGLKGDFEPGFTVDLAFKDQTLIAQLGRELGVPLYFNALVLQRIADTRARGLGSKDHTAAIIPLEELLKVKIRVE, translated from the coding sequence ATGGGGCCGAGCGGCTCCGGCAACGCCGCGAAGCTGGTCAACAACATGCTCGGCCAGATAGAGGTCTATGCCTTCGCGGAGGCCCTGGCCTTGTCGGCGAAGTTTGGCCTGGACCTCAAGCAGGTTGTGGAACTGCTCAGCAGCGGGCAGACCGGCAGCGGCATCCTCACCCAGTTCTACATGAGCAAGGGGCTGAAGGGAGACTTCGAGCCGGGCTTTACCGTGGACCTGGCGTTCAAGGACCAGACACTCATTGCACAACTTGGCAGGGAGCTTGGCGTGCCGCTCTATTTCAACGCGCTTGTCCTTCAGAGGATTGCCGATACGCGCGCCCGGGGCTTGGGGTCGAAAGACCACACGGCGGCTATCATTCCGCTGGAGGAACTGCTCAAGGTCAAGATCAGGGTCGAGTAG
- a CDS encoding ABC transporter substrate-binding protein, giving the protein MHRLSGAVLALAFLAGACAPAAAPAPSAPTPAAPAATAAPRPTAVPTAPSAPATAASPTPRPPTSAPAPVPAAGGAQPTSGGILNVAHFEDPPNYDIAEQTSVSSLAPLRNVYDGLVKYHYKNHGEVVPELAESWEVNGDGTVYTFRLRKGVTWHDGKPFTSEDVVYSLSRMARPQEFKTISPRGEALLAAMSKAEAVDASTVRVTLKFSSASFLRGMATDNILMMPKHTLLANNGDMKRVVNGTGPFTWARHDRDVSIQMKKNPNYWDKGLPYMDGLTFFIIRDDNTRFAAFRAGRVRITTIASRALSPTQADTVRTEMASTVTLAEHPALARTVFFMNMTRDPWKDVRVRQAVQLALDRQNMLKAGGGGGVIGAALNPQGVWGLTPDDLIKLPGYRPDKTQDIAAAKKLLADAGYGKGAKTVMLNRIGGSGRLGPVIKQQLAEVGIDVQLDLQEQGPAFDRLNNKTFDSAWWGLAEPMDDPDPTFAALYVTDGSRNFGSFSDKQIDAMYDQQTRTLDIAKRKEIVRNMQLRIIELGGYIVSYWDLYYRAWWKEVRDYEPGNGLYDNLKMDKVWISR; this is encoded by the coding sequence TTGCACCGTCTATCAGGAGCCGTCCTGGCCCTGGCGTTCCTCGCCGGAGCGTGCGCGCCAGCCGCTGCGCCCGCGCCGTCCGCGCCCACGCCCGCTGCGCCCGCGGCGACTGCCGCACCGCGGCCCACCGCTGTGCCCACCGCACCGTCCGCGCCGGCGACCGCCGCTTCGCCGACGCCCCGCCCACCGACCTCCGCGCCCGCGCCCGTGCCTGCCGCGGGCGGCGCGCAGCCCACCAGCGGCGGCATCCTCAACGTAGCTCACTTTGAGGACCCGCCCAACTACGACATAGCTGAGCAGACATCGGTCAGCTCGCTCGCCCCGCTCCGCAACGTGTACGACGGCCTGGTCAAGTACCACTACAAGAACCACGGTGAGGTGGTGCCGGAGCTTGCTGAGAGCTGGGAGGTCAACGGGGACGGCACGGTCTATACCTTCCGCCTGCGCAAGGGCGTGACCTGGCACGATGGCAAGCCGTTCACCTCGGAAGACGTCGTCTATAGCCTGTCCCGCATGGCGCGCCCTCAGGAGTTCAAGACCATCAGCCCGCGGGGAGAGGCGCTCCTTGCCGCGATGAGCAAGGCCGAGGCGGTAGATGCCTCCACGGTCCGCGTGACCCTCAAGTTCTCCAGCGCCTCGTTCCTGCGCGGCATGGCCACGGACAACATCCTCATGATGCCCAAGCACACCCTTCTGGCAAACAACGGTGACATGAAGCGCGTGGTGAACGGCACGGGGCCCTTCACGTGGGCCAGGCACGACCGTGACGTCAGCATTCAGATGAAGAAGAACCCGAATTACTGGGACAAGGGCCTGCCTTACATGGATGGCCTGACCTTCTTCATCATCCGCGACGACAACACACGCTTCGCGGCGTTCCGCGCGGGCCGCGTGCGCATAACAACCATCGCATCACGCGCGCTGTCGCCCACCCAGGCGGACACCGTCCGGACGGAGATGGCCAGCACCGTCACTCTCGCCGAACACCCGGCGCTCGCCCGCACGGTCTTCTTCATGAACATGACCCGCGACCCCTGGAAGGACGTGCGCGTCCGACAGGCCGTTCAACTGGCGCTGGACCGCCAGAACATGCTCAAGGCCGGCGGCGGTGGTGGCGTGATAGGAGCGGCGCTAAACCCTCAGGGTGTCTGGGGACTTACGCCAGATGACCTGATCAAATTGCCCGGCTATCGGCCGGACAAGACCCAGGACATTGCGGCCGCCAAGAAACTGCTCGCGGACGCGGGCTACGGCAAAGGCGCCAAGACGGTGATGCTCAACCGCATCGGCGGCTCAGGCCGCCTGGGGCCCGTTATCAAGCAGCAGCTTGCGGAGGTCGGCATTGACGTACAGCTAGACCTGCAGGAGCAAGGGCCGGCCTTCGATCGTCTGAACAACAAGACCTTCGATTCAGCCTGGTGGGGTCTCGCGGAGCCGATGGACGACCCCGACCCGACCTTCGCGGCGCTCTACGTGACGGACGGCTCTCGGAACTTCGGCTCGTTCAGCGACAAGCAGATTGACGCGATGTACGATCAGCAGACACGGACGCTGGACATAGCGAAGCGCAAGGAGATCGTCCGCAACATGCAGTTGCGCATCATTGAACTCGGCGGTTACATTGTGTCCTACTGGGACCTGTACTACCGCGCCTGGTGGAAGGAAGTGCGGGACTACGAGCCGGGCAACGGTCTCTACGACAATCTGAAGATGGACAAGGTCTGGATAAGCCGCTAA
- a CDS encoding enoyl-CoA hydratase/isomerase family protein, whose amino-acid sequence MAYQYILYGVENRIATITLNRPEKMNAVHDAMRAEISAAYADAAKDDAVKVVILKGAGTCFSAGHDLQAVGRPYGFNDGRTEEERSRRPSQRVRLRRDRWIAEIWRDILVHPKITIAQIHGHCLGGSSLMQLCCDVAVAAEDATLGHPEYRLVGPKVSLLQMLIMGMRRANFVCYTGRKFTGREAERLGLVSLAVPADKLEEEVRTMAQSFAQFPADGIAIGKAITHQALEALGVTKAFSQWYMGHTLGTNIQFEQEDHNFFRERREKGTKTAFHERDARFDKLGKAKR is encoded by the coding sequence ATGGCTTACCAGTACATCCTCTACGGGGTCGAGAACCGGATAGCGACCATCACGTTGAACCGTCCGGAGAAGATGAACGCGGTGCATGACGCCATGCGCGCGGAGATCAGCGCCGCATACGCGGACGCGGCCAAGGACGATGCAGTCAAGGTGGTCATCCTGAAAGGCGCCGGGACGTGCTTTTCGGCGGGCCACGACCTGCAGGCGGTGGGCCGGCCCTACGGGTTCAACGACGGGCGCACGGAGGAGGAGCGCAGCCGGCGCCCCAGCCAGCGCGTCCGCCTGCGCCGCGACCGCTGGATAGCGGAAATCTGGCGGGACATCCTCGTCCACCCCAAGATCACCATTGCGCAGATACACGGCCACTGCCTGGGCGGCTCAAGCCTTATGCAGCTCTGCTGCGACGTCGCGGTCGCCGCTGAGGACGCTACCCTGGGCCACCCGGAGTACCGGCTGGTCGGCCCCAAGGTAAGCCTGCTCCAGATGCTCATCATGGGAATGCGCCGCGCCAATTTTGTGTGCTACACGGGCCGCAAGTTCACGGGCAGGGAGGCGGAGCGCCTCGGCCTCGTCAGCCTGGCAGTCCCCGCCGACAAGCTGGAGGAGGAAGTGCGGACCATGGCCCAGTCCTTCGCCCAGTTCCCCGCGGACGGCATTGCCATCGGCAAGGCCATCACGCACCAGGCGCTGGAGGCGCTGGGGGTCACCAAGGCGTTCAGCCAGTGGTACATGGGCCACACGCTGGGGACCAACATCCAGTTTGAGCAGGAAGACCACAACTTCTTCCGCGAGCGCCGGGAGAAGGGCACCAAGACCGCCTTCCACGAGCGCGACGCGCGGTTTGACAAGCTTGGCAAGGCGAAACGCTAG
- a CDS encoding GAF domain-containing protein, which translates to MEAMGPSIILKRWARAVRARPRLVLALQLISILIPGAATVAVLAAHSLGARAFASENWRLVALFLAIPPIGLSALYFGWKMAAVPAWVIASLYLADWNLHKDGSSYLLYAGGVLVVGFVMSWAIARQRTQHLRARQALQDATRLNSQLQAQQQSLDERARRLDALYTISHAVNTSPDLDAAMRAGLEATARALDMDTGVIYRYAPATKRLLLVYFHNLTPERVKDIRELDLGQGVVGYAAMTREPIAIEDPDTYTGPAKPLAPTYLSTGKPGKARVAIPLVVADEIVGVLGLGHSSARCFSPEDMAFLKAVGDDVSTAIDRAGLIETAIRETTQSEALARQSREMRERVRTALRDCGLRHGELLESRFPYLAGSAQRIHGLADRIARRMGLPDQDRAALALAAVSKDVGLLAVPDGILMKPGTLNAGEWAHVWLHAPVSAQCFQCVSTLGEHGPSAALPIVRHHHERWDGTGYPDGLRDNAIPLGARVLAVADAYDSLTHDRPHRRRYSQQEAQAILHEGAGSQWDPTIVATLGEILADAEHGGAEADTLQ; encoded by the coding sequence ATGGAAGCGATGGGACCCTCGATTATCCTGAAGAGATGGGCGCGGGCCGTCCGGGCGAGGCCGCGTCTCGTCCTGGCCTTGCAACTGATCTCCATTCTCATCCCGGGCGCGGCGACCGTAGCGGTCCTGGCCGCCCACAGCCTCGGCGCGCGTGCCTTCGCCAGCGAGAACTGGCGTCTGGTGGCCCTATTCCTTGCCATACCCCCCATCGGCCTGAGCGCGCTGTACTTCGGCTGGAAGATGGCGGCCGTCCCCGCCTGGGTGATCGCGAGCCTGTACCTGGCCGACTGGAACCTCCACAAGGATGGCTCATCTTATTTGCTCTACGCCGGCGGCGTGCTGGTTGTGGGGTTTGTCATGAGTTGGGCCATCGCCCGGCAGCGCACGCAGCATCTCAGGGCGCGGCAGGCGCTCCAGGATGCGACGCGGCTTAACAGCCAGTTGCAGGCCCAGCAGCAATCGCTTGACGAACGGGCGCGGCGGCTGGATGCGCTCTATACCATCTCTCACGCCGTCAATACCAGCCCCGATCTGGATGCCGCCATGCGCGCCGGTCTGGAGGCGACCGCGCGTGCTCTGGACATGGACACGGGAGTTATCTACCGGTACGCGCCGGCGACGAAGCGTTTGCTGCTCGTCTATTTCCACAATTTGACGCCCGAGCGCGTAAAGGACATCCGCGAGCTTGACCTGGGGCAGGGCGTCGTAGGGTATGCGGCGATGACGCGGGAGCCAATCGCCATTGAGGACCCGGATACGTACACCGGGCCAGCGAAGCCGCTCGCGCCCACATATCTAAGCACGGGGAAGCCTGGCAAAGCCCGAGTCGCCATTCCGCTCGTCGTGGCCGACGAGATCGTCGGTGTGCTGGGCCTGGGCCACAGCAGCGCCCGGTGTTTCAGCCCGGAAGACATGGCGTTTCTGAAGGCCGTCGGAGACGACGTCTCGACGGCGATTGACCGGGCGGGGCTTATCGAGACCGCCATCCGCGAGACGACGCAGTCGGAGGCGCTGGCCCGGCAGAGCCGTGAAATGAGGGAGCGGGTGCGGACGGCTCTCCGCGACTGCGGCCTGCGTCACGGCGAACTGCTGGAGTCCCGCTTCCCGTACCTTGCGGGCAGCGCTCAGCGCATTCATGGTCTGGCCGACAGGATTGCCCGGCGCATGGGTCTGCCCGACCAGGACCGGGCCGCTCTAGCCCTTGCCGCCGTCAGTAAAGACGTCGGTCTTCTGGCCGTGCCGGACGGCATCCTGATGAAGCCGGGAACCCTGAACGCAGGGGAATGGGCGCACGTGTGGCTCCACGCGCCGGTGAGCGCGCAGTGTTTCCAATGCGTATCCACACTGGGCGAGCACGGTCCCTCGGCGGCGCTTCCCATTGTTCGGCACCACCACGAGCGGTGGGACGGGACCGGGTATCCTGACGGCCTCCGTGACAACGCCATTCCCCTGGGCGCCCGCGTTCTGGCCGTGGCCGATGCCTACGACTCCCTGACCCATGACCGTCCTCACCGGCGGCGCTACTCGCAGCAGGAGGCGCAGGCCATTTTGCACGAAGGCGCGGGAAGCCAGTGGGACCCCACCATCGTCGCCACGCTCGGCGAGATTCTGGCTGATGCCGAGCATGGCGGGGCGGAAGCAGACACGCTACAATAG
- a CDS encoding epimerase, translating to MQALVIGGSGPTGPFIINGLLARGYQVTVLHRGFHEVEYDKPVEHIHTDPYFPEPVKQALGDRRFDVAIVTYGRTRHIADILAGRVKHLLTASGSPAYLGWLDQSQAPNGRLVGPLREDDPVVRDPSVNKLCSLVVATEDSILEHGKKGDFQTTIFRYPNIYGPRMLNPREWCVVRRVRDGRKFMILPFGGMTFHERTYAENAAYAFMLAVEKPLAANGQIYNLAEERKYSLRQVVEVVLEVMGAKMEFLDLPWDWAEAGKPFIRHWHHKLLDSTKLRQQLGYTEFVPTAEAMRRTVEWYVKNPLKPGCEEEKTLQDAFDYAAEDRVYAICKETSARLAEAYQSKFAWRHTYEHPKEVGEKRYEQGSAPGKGKQPS from the coding sequence ATGCAAGCTCTGGTCATCGGCGGGAGCGGCCCGACGGGCCCGTTCATCATCAACGGGCTGCTGGCCCGGGGCTATCAGGTCACGGTGCTGCACCGCGGCTTTCACGAAGTGGAGTACGACAAGCCGGTAGAGCACATTCACACGGACCCCTACTTCCCGGAGCCGGTGAAGCAGGCGCTGGGCGACCGTCGCTTTGACGTCGCCATCGTCACCTACGGGCGGACCCGCCACATCGCGGACATCCTCGCGGGCAGGGTCAAGCACCTGCTGACGGCCAGCGGCTCGCCCGCCTACCTGGGGTGGCTGGACCAGAGCCAGGCGCCCAACGGGCGGCTGGTCGGCCCTCTGCGCGAGGACGATCCCGTTGTCCGCGACCCCAGCGTCAACAAGTTGTGCTCGCTGGTCGTCGCGACGGAAGACAGCATCCTTGAGCATGGCAAGAAGGGCGACTTCCAGACGACCATCTTCCGCTATCCGAACATCTACGGGCCGCGCATGCTCAACCCCCGCGAGTGGTGCGTCGTCCGCCGCGTCCGCGACGGGCGCAAGTTCATGATCCTGCCCTTCGGCGGCATGACCTTCCACGAGCGGACCTACGCGGAGAACGCCGCCTACGCCTTCATGCTGGCCGTGGAAAAGCCCTTGGCCGCGAACGGGCAGATTTACAACCTGGCCGAGGAGCGCAAGTACAGCCTGCGCCAGGTGGTGGAGGTCGTGCTGGAGGTCATGGGGGCCAAGATGGAGTTCCTGGACCTGCCCTGGGACTGGGCGGAGGCGGGAAAGCCGTTCATCCGGCACTGGCACCACAAATTGCTGGACAGCACCAAGCTCCGTCAGCAGCTTGGCTACACGGAGTTCGTTCCCACCGCGGAGGCGATGCGCAGGACGGTGGAGTGGTACGTGAAGAACCCGTTGAAGCCGGGCTGCGAGGAGGAGAAGACCCTGCAGGACGCCTTCGACTACGCGGCGGAGGACAGGGTGTATGCGATTTGCAAAGAGACGTCCGCCAGACTGGCGGAAGCGTACCAGTCCAAGTTCGCCTGGCGCCACACGTACGAGCACCCGAAGGAGGTGGGCGAGAAGCGCTACGAGCAGGGATCGGCTCCAGGCAAGGGAAAGCAGCCGTCGTAA